A window of the Bacteroides thetaiotaomicron VPI-5482 genome harbors these coding sequences:
- a CDS encoding helix-turn-helix domain-containing protein produces the protein METKEINRQEYKLRIDKVTEYIHQNIDQPLSLHKMAGIACFSPFHFHRVFTFLTGETPTEYIKRTRIEKAALLLQNDRQLSATEIASRCGFSSLSLLSRNFKQHFNITIREFRSQE, from the coding sequence ATGGAAACGAAAGAAATAAATAGGCAGGAATATAAATTACGGATCGACAAAGTGACCGAATATATTCATCAAAACATAGACCAACCTCTATCATTGCATAAGATGGCAGGAATCGCGTGCTTTTCTCCTTTCCACTTTCATCGCGTTTTCACGTTTCTGACGGGCGAAACACCGACGGAATATATCAAACGCACCCGGATTGAAAAAGCAGCACTGCTACTACAGAATGACAGGCAACTGTCTGCGACCGAAATTGCCAGTCGCTGTGGTTTCAGCAGTTTATCACTCCTCAGCCGCAACTTTAAGCAACATTTCAATATCACTATCCGTGAATTTCGTTCACAGGAATAA
- a CDS encoding hybrid sensor histidine kinase/response regulator transcription factor: MWRRTITFLLSLLSMVMAEATNHYFKHLGVSDGLSQVCIPSIYQDELGAVWLGTTEGLNRYNGKDVKVFQPSESNHGLTNNEINELCGDKNGRMYIRSGNDLIKLDIYTEQFTCLRQKGVYGLFCKKDTLWVSCADGIYYYTGQGTELTFFARVQKGFVGRALYVDKETVWVVTRKYLVAISREDPLRQEILLTLDKGNCILGDSSGNIWVGAWNGLYRISPNRETTAYVSHSGMGELSDNQVRCVLEDDFKHIWVGTFKGIDCYDPVTDTWSHYTRYGSSSNSLSHTSILSLHKDMQGNIWVGTYYGGVNVFNPDKNNHSFYCAEPLREDCLSFPVVGKMTEDSAGNVWICTEGGGLNCYHGDTGVFSRYMYHKGDQGTLGSNNVKSIFYRKENNRLYAGTHLGGLFVLDLKSNKGHTLHHVTGDPASLPHEIVNDIQEYKDGIAMLTQGGPVFFDPVTEKFSPLTDDPSVQKLISREYAFETFLIDSRHRMWLAVGGGGIVCVNLSSSKVTQYMADSEKDTLTVGRYKTVHIFEDNKGDIYFSTIGAGIFKYQEKQDTFKSYGTTNGVLPSNYCYYICESARDNCLLVLHGKGLSIFDREKEVTEETYHLFRQTYNLGSALYRSKNGIIYISGTNGLAMFQERSFYESQVKSFLNFDKLFIFNDEIAPGDESGILTEILAKTSDIFLSYQQNNVTVEFATFNYNSDRNRLFEYYLDGFDKVWTQTSGTTVTYTNLPPGDYTLKVRSMENKESLKDAICLNIHVSAPFYATIWAYLFYVLCLTALMVAFVRFKTRQAALRSSLEFERKEKERIEELNQVKLRFFTNISHEFRTPLTLILGQIEVLMQMDLGTTVYNRIQRIYKNAWHMRNLISELLDFRKQEQGYLKLRVEEQNLVTFTRQIYMCFYEYAQKKEITYRFDSVEETISVWFDPIQLQKVIFNLLSNAFKYTSNKGNITVEVRKVASQAVVSVCDTGIGIPVEHISKIFDRFYQTDNASSSSSFTLGTGIGLALAKGIMNMHHGKIEVESTVGEGTKFILSLPLGNRHFSDEEMAVTEGRESLIIPEASVSSYGQLMAEEIKEPESQKNMDEEDKPTILLVDDNTELLSMLEDIFLPMYNVYTACNGREGLEMAQQIQPDLIVSDVIMPEMSGKDLCYKIKTNVELSHISVVLLTAQTSVEYVVEGLMFGADDYITKPFNIKVLVARCNNLIKNKKRLIAHYAGKVITESPVAEAINEKDKELLTKCVNIVRENFENPDFDVTALASELCMGRSKLYMQFKQMTGLTPNEFILKVKLDEAMSLLTEHPELNITEISVRLGFSSPRYFSKSFKAFFGIAPQGVRSRKE; the protein is encoded by the coding sequence ATGTGGCGAAGAACAATAACCTTTCTCTTAAGTCTTTTATCTATGGTGATGGCGGAAGCCACTAATCATTATTTTAAGCATTTGGGAGTATCTGATGGATTATCTCAGGTGTGTATCCCATCAATTTATCAGGATGAGTTAGGGGCAGTCTGGCTGGGAACTACTGAGGGACTGAATAGATACAACGGTAAGGATGTAAAAGTATTCCAGCCTTCGGAAAGTAATCATGGACTGACTAATAATGAGATTAACGAATTATGTGGAGATAAAAACGGAAGAATGTATATTCGTTCGGGAAACGATCTGATTAAACTGGATATTTATACGGAGCAATTCACTTGTTTGCGACAGAAAGGTGTGTATGGACTGTTTTGTAAGAAAGATACACTTTGGGTGAGTTGTGCAGACGGCATTTATTATTATACGGGACAGGGTACAGAGCTGACATTCTTTGCTCGTGTGCAGAAAGGTTTTGTGGGGAGAGCACTCTATGTAGACAAAGAGACTGTATGGGTGGTTACCAGAAAATACTTGGTCGCAATATCACGTGAAGACCCTCTTCGGCAAGAGATTTTACTTACCCTTGATAAGGGCAATTGTATTTTAGGCGATAGTTCCGGAAATATATGGGTGGGAGCTTGGAACGGCTTGTACCGTATTTCTCCCAATCGGGAGACAACCGCTTATGTTAGTCATTCGGGAATGGGTGAATTATCCGATAATCAGGTCCGATGCGTGCTGGAAGATGATTTTAAGCATATTTGGGTAGGTACGTTCAAGGGAATCGATTGTTACGATCCGGTTACTGATACGTGGAGTCATTATACGCGTTATGGAAGTTCTTCAAATTCTTTAAGCCATACTTCTATTCTCTCTCTTCATAAAGATATGCAAGGTAATATTTGGGTCGGGACTTATTATGGAGGAGTGAATGTATTCAATCCCGATAAGAATAATCATAGCTTTTATTGTGCCGAACCTTTACGTGAAGACTGTCTCAGCTTTCCGGTAGTCGGTAAAATGACTGAAGATAGTGCAGGAAATGTGTGGATCTGTACTGAAGGTGGAGGGCTGAATTGTTATCATGGGGATACTGGCGTTTTCTCCCGATATATGTATCATAAAGGAGATCAGGGGACATTAGGGAGTAATAATGTCAAGTCGATCTTTTATAGAAAGGAGAATAATCGATTGTATGCGGGGACTCATTTAGGAGGATTGTTCGTTCTGGATTTAAAATCGAACAAGGGACACACTCTCCATCATGTTACCGGTGACCCTGCTTCGTTGCCTCATGAGATTGTGAACGATATTCAGGAGTATAAGGATGGCATTGCGATGTTGACACAAGGTGGTCCGGTGTTTTTTGATCCGGTGACCGAGAAATTCTCACCGCTTACGGATGATCCGTCTGTCCAGAAATTGATCAGTCGGGAATATGCTTTTGAAACGTTTCTGATCGATAGCCGGCATCGTATGTGGCTTGCTGTTGGTGGCGGAGGGATAGTGTGCGTCAATTTATCTTCTTCAAAAGTGACTCAATATATGGCGGATAGTGAGAAAGACACGTTGACGGTAGGAAGATACAAAACCGTGCATATTTTTGAAGATAATAAAGGAGATATTTATTTTAGTACGATTGGCGCGGGGATATTCAAGTATCAGGAGAAACAGGATACTTTCAAGTCTTACGGAACTACCAATGGAGTACTTCCGAGTAATTATTGTTATTATATCTGCGAGTCTGCCCGGGATAATTGTCTGCTTGTTTTGCATGGGAAAGGGCTTTCTATCTTTGATCGTGAAAAAGAGGTTACAGAAGAGACTTATCACTTGTTTCGTCAGACTTATAATTTGGGGTCCGCTTTATATCGAAGCAAAAATGGGATTATTTATATCAGTGGTACCAATGGATTGGCTATGTTTCAAGAGCGGTCCTTTTATGAATCTCAGGTCAAAAGCTTCTTGAATTTTGATAAATTGTTTATTTTCAATGACGAAATAGCTCCTGGTGATGAGTCCGGCATCCTGACTGAGATATTGGCGAAAACGTCGGATATCTTTTTAAGCTATCAACAGAATAACGTAACAGTGGAATTTGCTACTTTTAATTATAATAGTGACCGTAATCGTTTGTTTGAATATTATCTGGATGGCTTCGATAAGGTGTGGACCCAGACTTCGGGCACTACGGTTACTTACACCAATCTGCCTCCTGGAGACTATACGCTCAAAGTTCGTTCGATGGAAAATAAGGAGAGTTTGAAAGATGCAATCTGCTTGAATATACATGTTTCCGCTCCTTTTTATGCTACCATATGGGCATATCTGTTTTATGTCCTTTGTCTGACTGCATTGATGGTCGCATTTGTTCGTTTTAAAACACGGCAGGCGGCTCTGAGGTCTTCATTGGAGTTTGAGCGAAAAGAAAAAGAGAGGATTGAAGAACTCAATCAAGTAAAATTGCGCTTCTTTACTAATATTTCTCATGAATTTCGTACTCCATTAACGCTTATTCTGGGGCAAATTGAAGTATTGATGCAAATGGATTTGGGCACAACCGTTTATAATCGTATTCAGCGTATATATAAAAACGCCTGGCATATGCGGAATTTGATCTCCGAGTTGCTCGATTTTCGCAAACAGGAGCAGGGTTATTTGAAACTCAGAGTTGAAGAACAGAATTTGGTTACTTTTACTCGTCAGATTTATATGTGTTTTTATGAATATGCACAAAAAAAGGAGATCACATATCGCTTTGATTCTGTAGAGGAAACGATTTCTGTCTGGTTTGATCCAATACAGTTACAGAAAGTGATTTTTAATTTATTGTCGAATGCTTTTAAGTATACATCCAATAAGGGAAATATAACTGTAGAAGTAAGGAAAGTTGCTTCACAGGCCGTAGTTTCAGTGTGTGATACGGGTATTGGGATTCCGGTTGAACATATTTCGAAGATATTCGACCGGTTCTATCAGACGGATAATGCCTCTTCTTCCTCTTCTTTTACTTTGGGGACAGGCATCGGATTGGCGTTGGCAAAAGGAATTATGAATATGCATCATGGAAAGATTGAGGTAGAAAGTACTGTTGGTGAGGGTACTAAGTTTATCTTGTCTCTACCTTTAGGAAACCGACATTTCAGTGATGAAGAGATGGCTGTGACGGAAGGTCGGGAGTCACTGATTATTCCGGAAGCTTCTGTATCTTCTTATGGACAGTTGATGGCGGAAGAGATAAAAGAACCTGAATCGCAGAAAAATATGGATGAAGAAGATAAGCCTACGATTCTTTTGGTAGATGATAATACCGAACTATTGTCCATGCTGGAAGATATATTCTTACCGATGTATAATGTATATACTGCGTGTAATGGACGCGAAGGACTGGAGATGGCGCAACAAATACAACCGGATCTGATAGTAAGTGATGTGATTATGCCTGAGATGTCAGGTAAGGACTTGTGCTATAAAATCAAGACCAATGTAGAACTTTCTCATATTTCTGTCGTTCTGTTGACAGCACAGACTTCTGTGGAATATGTTGTAGAAGGTTTGATGTTCGGAGCGGATGATTATATAACGAAGCCGTTTAATATAAAGGTATTGGTGGCCCGTTGCAATAACTTGATAAAAAACAAGAAACGTCTGATTGCACATTATGCGGGTAAGGTCATTACGGAATCTCCTGTAGCGGAAGCTATTAATGAGAAAGATAAAGAACTGCTGACGAAATGTGTAAATATTGTCAGAGAGAATTTTGAGAACCCTGATTTTGATGTTACTGCGCTTGCTTCAGAATTATGTATGGGACGTAGCAAATTATATATGCAGTTTAAACAAATGACCGGGTTGACTCCGAATGAGTTCATCTTGAAAGTGAAGCTGGATGAAGCTATGTCTTTGCTGACAGAGCATCCGGAACTAAATATAACAGAGATTTCCGTTCGGCTCGGCTTTTCTTCTCCCCGTTATTTCAGCAAATCCTTTAAAGCCTTCTTCGGGATTGCTCCGCAAGGAGTCAGGAGTAGGAAGGAGTAG
- a CDS encoding alpha-L-fucosidase, which translates to MKSRLITLLLLLITVSSVTFAQEAKKEIPLKYGATNEGKRQDPAMQKFRDNRLGAFIHWGLYAIPGGEWNGKVYGGAAEWLKSWAKVPADEWLKLMDQWNPTKFDAKKWAKMAKEMGTKYVKITTKHHEGFCLWPSKYTKYTVANTPYKRDILGELVKAYNDEGIDVHFYFSVMDWSNPDYRYDIKSKEDSIAFSRFLEFTDNQLKELATRYPTVKDFWFDGTWDASVKKNGWWTAHAEQMLKELVPGVAINSRLRADDKGKRHFDSNGRLMGDYESGYERRLPDPVKDLKVTQWDWEACMTIPENQWGYHKDWSLSYVKTPIEVIDRIVHAVSMGGNMVVNFGPQADGDFRPEEKAMATAIGKWMNRYGKAVYACDYAGFEKQDWGYYTRGKNDEVYMVVFNQPYSERLIVKTPKGITVEKATLLTTGEDITVVETTRNEYNVSVPKKNPGEPYVIQLKVRAAKGTKSIYRDALT; encoded by the coding sequence ATGAAAAGCAGATTAATAACATTACTCTTATTATTGATTACTGTCAGTTCTGTAACGTTTGCTCAAGAAGCAAAGAAGGAAATTCCTTTGAAATATGGAGCTACGAATGAAGGTAAACGGCAAGACCCTGCCATGCAGAAGTTCCGTGACAATCGTTTGGGTGCCTTCATCCACTGGGGACTGTATGCTATCCCCGGGGGAGAGTGGAATGGAAAAGTATATGGCGGAGCTGCCGAATGGCTGAAAAGCTGGGCAAAAGTACCTGCTGATGAATGGCTGAAACTGATGGATCAATGGAACCCTACGAAATTTGATGCGAAGAAATGGGCAAAGATGGCCAAAGAAATGGGTACTAAGTATGTCAAGATTACAACGAAACATCATGAAGGCTTCTGTCTGTGGCCTAGTAAGTATACTAAATATACCGTAGCAAATACCCCATATAAGCGTGATATATTGGGCGAGTTGGTGAAAGCCTATAATGACGAAGGAATTGATGTACACTTCTATTTCTCAGTGATGGACTGGAGTAATCCGGATTATCGTTATGATATAAAATCCAAAGAAGATAGCATCGCCTTCAGCCGTTTCCTTGAATTTACCGACAATCAACTGAAAGAACTGGCAACACGTTACCCGACCGTTAAGGACTTCTGGTTTGATGGTACGTGGGATGCCAGCGTTAAAAAGAATGGTTGGTGGACAGCTCATGCAGAACAAATGTTGAAGGAACTCGTTCCGGGTGTTGCCATCAATAGCCGCTTACGTGCTGATGACAAAGGAAAGCGACATTTTGATAGCAATGGTCGTCTGATGGGTGACTACGAATCCGGCTACGAACGCCGCTTGCCCGATCCGGTGAAAGATCTCAAAGTTACACAGTGGGACTGGGAAGCCTGCATGACTATACCCGAAAATCAATGGGGATATCACAAAGACTGGTCATTGAGCTATGTGAAAACTCCGATTGAAGTCATTGACCGCATTGTACACGCTGTTTCCATGGGTGGAAACATGGTTGTCAACTTCGGGCCTCAGGCAGATGGTGATTTCCGTCCCGAAGAGAAAGCAATGGCTACAGCGATTGGTAAGTGGATGAATCGTTACGGAAAAGCTGTTTATGCTTGCGATTATGCCGGATTTGAAAAACAAGACTGGGGATATTATACACGTGGTAAAAACGATGAAGTTTATATGGTAGTATTCAATCAGCCTTATAGTGAACGGTTGATTGTAAAGACTCCGAAAGGCATTACAGTAGAAAAAGCCACTTTGCTGACTACCGGTGAAGATATCACTGTTGTTGAGACAACCCGCAATGAATATAACGTATCTGTTCCTAAAAAGAATCCGGGTGAACCTTATGTAATTCAGCTTAAAGTTCGTGCAGCTAAAGGAACAAAAAGTATTTATCGAGATGCTTTAACATAA
- a CDS encoding FKBP-type peptidyl-prolyl cis-trans isomerase, giving the protein MDKFSYAIGLGIGQNLLSMGAKGIAVDDFAQAIKDVLEGNQTAISHQEAREIVNKYFEELEAKMGAAAIEQGKAFLEENKKKPGVVTLPSGLQYEVINEGTGKKAKATDQVKCHYEGTLIDGTLFDSSIKRGEPAVFGVNQVIPGWVEALQLMPEGSKWKLYIPSDLAYGARGAGEMIPPHSTLVFEVELLEVL; this is encoded by the coding sequence ATGGATAAATTCAGTTACGCTATTGGCCTCGGAATCGGTCAAAACTTATTAAGCATGGGTGCAAAAGGCATCGCCGTAGATGACTTTGCACAAGCAATTAAAGATGTATTGGAAGGTAATCAGACGGCTATCAGCCATCAGGAAGCCCGCGAAATAGTGAACAAGTATTTCGAAGAACTGGAAGCTAAGATGGGCGCTGCCGCCATCGAACAAGGAAAAGCTTTCCTCGAAGAAAATAAGAAAAAGCCGGGCGTGGTTACGCTACCCAGCGGACTGCAATACGAAGTGATCAACGAAGGCACAGGCAAAAAAGCGAAAGCTACCGATCAGGTAAAATGCCACTACGAAGGCACACTGATCGACGGTACACTGTTCGACAGCTCTATCAAGCGCGGAGAACCGGCTGTATTCGGCGTCAATCAGGTAATCCCGGGATGGGTGGAAGCATTGCAACTGATGCCCGAAGGTTCCAAATGGAAACTCTATATTCCGTCCGACCTTGCTTATGGCGCCAGAGGTGCCGGAGAAATGATTCCTCCCCACAGCACATTGGTATTTGAAGTAGAATTACTCGAAGTATTATAA
- a CDS encoding class I SAM-dependent methyltransferase, which yields MSNNNTSIHDFDFSFICNYFKLLKRQGPGSPEATRKAVSFINELTDDAKIADIGCGTGGQTLFLADYVKGQITGIDLFPDFIEIFNENAVKANCADRVKGITGSMDNLPFQNEELDLIWSEGAIYNIGFERGMNEWSKYLKKGGFIAVSEASWFTSERPAEIEDFWMDAYPEISVIPTCIDKMERAGYTPTAHFILPENCWTEHYFAPQDEVRETFMKEHAGNKTAMDFMKGQQYERSLYSKYKDYYGYVFYIGQKR from the coding sequence ATGAGTAACAATAATACATCTATACATGATTTCGATTTTTCTTTCATATGTAACTACTTCAAGCTGCTGAAACGTCAAGGTCCCGGAAGTCCGGAAGCCACACGCAAAGCTGTAAGTTTCATCAACGAACTGACCGATGATGCTAAGATTGCCGATATCGGCTGCGGCACAGGCGGTCAGACACTGTTTCTGGCTGACTACGTGAAAGGACAGATTACGGGCATAGACCTCTTTCCCGATTTTATCGAAATATTCAATGAGAATGCGGTGAAAGCCAATTGCGCCGACAGAGTAAAAGGAATCACCGGATCAATGGACAATCTCCCGTTTCAGAACGAGGAACTCGACCTGATCTGGTCGGAAGGAGCAATCTACAATATAGGATTCGAACGTGGGATGAACGAATGGAGCAAATACCTGAAAAAAGGCGGTTTTATCGCAGTGAGCGAAGCATCCTGGTTCACTTCGGAACGCCCTGCGGAAATAGAAGACTTCTGGATGGACGCCTATCCGGAAATCAGCGTGATCCCGACATGTATTGACAAGATGGAAAGGGCCGGATATACTCCAACAGCCCATTTCATCCTACCGGAGAACTGCTGGACAGAACATTATTTTGCCCCACAAGATGAAGTACGGGAGACATTCATGAAAGAACACGCGGGAAATAAAACTGCGATGGATTTCATGAAAGGTCAGCAGTACGAACGAAGCCTGTATAGTAAATATAAAGATTACTATGGCTACGTATTCTATATAGGACAAAAAAGATAA
- a CDS encoding glycoside hydrolase family 2 protein, with the protein MKFKYILILSALIGQILSLSAREVTSFNEGWLFKRGPFSQDPVKVAAQWNADWETVNLPHTWNAKDMQVKADAFYEGVGYYRKTQFFGNELKGKRVFLRFEGVGANTEVYVNGKLVGMHRGAYSAFAFEIGTALKLGAENEIMVKADNASRSDVIPVNHNLFGVYGGIYRPVWLIITEQNNITVTDCASPGVYITQRNVSKRSADITVKVKLDNGSLTPADLVLENTIYTQNGKKVTSHRLPLVLTPQGTQTYISTFKLNKPHLWQGRKDPYLYKVISRLLADGKVIDEVVQPLGVRRYEIVPGKGFYLNGEKYPMYGVTRHQDWWGLGSALTNKEHDFDLAQIMDIGATTVRFAHYQQSDYLYSRCDSLGLVIWAEIPFVNRVTGYEAENAQSQLRELIRQSFNHPSIYVWGLHNEVYQPHEYTAGLTQTLHNLAKTEDPDRYTVSVNGYGHAEHPVNQNADIQGMNRYFGWYEKKLQDIEPWVKGLEEKYPWQKLMLTEYGADANLDHQTEYLGDALNWGKSFYPETFQTKTHEYQWSVIAKHPYIIASYLWNMFDFGVPMWSRGGVPARNLKGLITFDRKIKKDSYYWYKANWSKDPVLYLTQRRNIDRERKHTSVTVYSNIGTPQVYLNGKELTGIRQGYTDVHYVLADVTLEQGKNTIKTVATYNGKEYTDEIEWNYTGEKKRSADWSENKEEHAGW; encoded by the coding sequence ATGAAGTTTAAATATATACTCATTTTATCAGCGCTTATCGGGCAGATTCTTTCACTCTCTGCCCGGGAAGTGACCTCTTTCAATGAAGGATGGCTATTCAAACGCGGGCCTTTTTCACAGGACCCGGTGAAGGTCGCTGCTCAATGGAATGCGGACTGGGAAACTGTAAACTTGCCTCATACCTGGAACGCTAAAGATATGCAGGTAAAAGCTGATGCTTTCTATGAAGGAGTTGGTTATTACAGGAAAACACAATTCTTTGGCAATGAGTTGAAAGGGAAGCGTGTATTTCTTCGCTTTGAAGGTGTGGGCGCCAACACAGAAGTGTATGTCAACGGTAAACTTGTCGGAATGCACCGGGGAGCATACAGCGCCTTTGCTTTTGAAATTGGAACCGCATTGAAACTGGGAGCTGAGAATGAGATAATGGTAAAGGCGGATAATGCTTCACGTTCTGATGTGATTCCGGTAAATCACAATCTTTTTGGGGTTTACGGAGGTATCTATCGTCCGGTATGGCTGATTATTACTGAACAGAATAACATTACAGTTACCGATTGTGCCTCTCCGGGTGTATATATTACTCAAAGGAATGTATCGAAACGCTCTGCCGATATCACAGTGAAAGTGAAGCTGGACAATGGAAGTCTTACTCCTGCTGACTTGGTACTCGAAAATACCATTTATACGCAGAATGGCAAGAAGGTCACTTCCCATCGCCTTCCTTTGGTACTCACTCCGCAGGGAACACAGACTTACATTTCTACCTTCAAACTGAATAAACCGCATCTGTGGCAGGGACGTAAGGACCCTTATTTATATAAGGTTATTTCCCGCTTACTGGCGGACGGAAAAGTAATTGATGAGGTGGTACAGCCATTGGGTGTTCGTAGATATGAGATTGTGCCAGGCAAAGGTTTCTACTTGAATGGTGAGAAATACCCGATGTATGGGGTAACCCGTCATCAGGATTGGTGGGGATTGGGTAGTGCGCTTACCAACAAAGAACATGATTTCGACTTGGCTCAGATTATGGATATCGGAGCGACTACTGTCCGTTTCGCCCACTATCAACAGTCGGATTACCTGTATTCCCGTTGCGATTCTTTGGGATTGGTCATCTGGGCAGAGATTCCTTTTGTGAATCGGGTGACAGGATATGAAGCCGAAAATGCACAGTCTCAGCTTCGTGAACTGATTCGTCAAAGTTTCAATCACCCTTCCATTTATGTATGGGGATTGCACAATGAAGTATACCAGCCCCACGAATATACGGCAGGACTGACACAGACTCTGCATAATCTGGCCAAGACAGAGGATCCTGACCGCTACACTGTATCTGTAAATGGTTATGGCCATGCAGAGCATCCGGTCAATCAAAATGCGGATATTCAGGGAATGAACCGCTACTTCGGATGGTATGAGAAAAAGTTGCAGGATATCGAGCCTTGGGTAAAAGGGCTGGAGGAGAAATACCCGTGGCAGAAACTGATGTTGACGGAATATGGTGCTGATGCAAATCTGGACCATCAGACAGAATATCTGGGTGATGCTCTGAACTGGGGAAAGTCTTTCTATCCGGAAACTTTTCAGACCAAGACGCATGAATACCAATGGAGTGTCATTGCAAAGCATCCCTATATCATCGCTTCTTATCTTTGGAATATGTTTGACTTTGGTGTACCGATGTGGAGCCGTGGCGGTGTACCTGCCCGTAACTTGAAGGGGTTGATCACTTTTGACCGGAAAATCAAAAAGGACTCCTATTACTGGTATAAAGCTAACTGGAGCAAAGATCCCGTACTCTACCTGACCCAGCGTCGCAACATCGACCGCGAACGAAAACATACTTCTGTCACTGTTTATTCTAACATAGGTACACCGCAAGTGTATCTTAATGGAAAAGAACTGACGGGTATACGCCAAGGCTACACGGATGTGCACTATGTCTTGGCTGATGTAACCTTGGAACAAGGTAAGAATACAATTAAAACCGTTGCAACATATAATGGAAAAGAATACACTGACGAGATTGAATGGAACTATACCGGCGAAAAGAAGCGAAGTGCCGATTGGAGTGAAAACAAAGAAGAGCACGCAGGTTGGTAA
- a CDS encoding SIR2 family NAD-dependent protein deacylase yields the protein MKNLVVLTGAGMSAESGISTFRDAGGLWDKYPVEQVATPEGYQRDPALVINFYNARRKQLLEVKPNRGHELLAELEKNFNVTVITQNVDNLHERAGSSHIVHLHGELTKVCSSRDPYNPHYIKELKPEEYEVKMGDKAGDGTQLRPFIVWFGEAVPEIETAVRYVEKADIFVIIGTSLNVYPAAGLLHYVPRGAEVYLIDPKPVDTHTSRSIHVLRKGASEGVEELKQLLIPAP from the coding sequence ATGAAGAATCTGGTAGTATTGACAGGTGCGGGCATGAGTGCCGAAAGTGGAATCAGCACATTTCGTGATGCGGGCGGTTTGTGGGATAAATATCCTGTGGAGCAGGTAGCTACTCCCGAAGGATATCAGCGTGATCCTGCATTGGTGATTAACTTCTATAATGCACGAAGGAAACAATTGCTGGAAGTGAAGCCGAATCGCGGACATGAACTGCTGGCGGAGCTGGAAAAGAATTTCAATGTGACGGTTATCACACAGAATGTAGATAATCTGCACGAACGGGCAGGAAGCAGCCATATCGTTCACTTGCATGGTGAGTTGACAAAGGTCTGTTCCAGCAGAGACCCGTATAACCCTCATTATATAAAGGAACTGAAGCCGGAAGAGTATGAAGTGAAAATGGGGGATAAGGCTGGTGACGGAACTCAGTTGCGTCCTTTTATTGTCTGGTTCGGAGAGGCGGTGCCGGAGATTGAGACAGCTGTCCGATATGTAGAAAAGGCGGATATATTCGTTATCATCGGCACATCGCTCAATGTATATCCTGCGGCAGGTTTGCTGCATTATGTACCGAGAGGAGCAGAGGTGTATCTGATAGACCCGAAGCCGGTGGATACACATACTTCCCGTTCGATACACGTCCTTCGGAAAGGAGCTTCTGAAGGGGTGGAGGAACTGAAACAACTGCTTATTCCAGCTCCGTAG